The following DNA comes from Trueperaceae bacterium.
GGGCATCGCTGACGGGTCCGACGTCGCGGTGAACGGACGCGTCTCGATCGGCGACGCCAGCTCCGACGTGCCCGGACTGGAGCGGCGGAGCTCCGGTCTCGGCGGCACGATCTCCGGCGTGGTCGGGTCGGGCGCCGCTCGCCTCGACCTGCGCGTCACGACCGGCGACCTCCACGTCGGTCCGGCTGGGAGGCGCTGAGTGGCCAGCTCCAACGAGCGCAAGCGCATCCTCGACCTGCTCGCCGCGGGCAGGATCAACGTCGAGCAGGCCACGGCGCTGCTGAAGGCGCTGGGCCCGACGCCGGCCGAGTCCCTGCCGCTGCCGCCGCGACGCCCCGCCGAGCCGGCGCTGCCGCCGCACCCGGGCCTGCCTCACCCGGCGGAGGTGCCGCCGCCGGCGCCGAGCCAGAGCGCCTTCGTGCGCCGCAGCCCGCGCTTCGTGCGCATCAAGGTCGACGCGACGAAAGAGGGCGGGAAGTCGACGAACGTCGACGTCCGCATACCCTACGCGCTGGCGAAGTTCGCGCTCAGGTTCCTCCCGCAGGAGGCGCGCCGCGAGCTCGAGGCGCAGGGCATCGACATCAGCCAGCTCCTCGAGACGGCCGAGACGATGCCCGAGGGCAAGATCGTCGACGTGGACGCCGTCGACCCCGACGGCGAAAGCACCGCACACATCACGGTAGAGGTCCTCTGATGCCCATGTACCCCATGCCCACACGTTGCCCAGTCAGCGGCGGACCGCTCCTGGTCACCCGCCTCGAGTGCGAGGAGAGCGGCGTCACGATCGAGGGTCGGTTCGCACCGAACGAGTTCGCGATGCTGCCCGAGGAGAACCTCGAGTTCCTGCGCATCTTCGTCAAGGTCAGGGGCAACCTCAAGGAGGTCGAGCGCATCCTCGGCCTCAGCTACCCGACCGTCCGCCAGCGCTTCGAGAAGCTGCTGCTCGCGCTCGGCTACGAGGCCGAGCCCGACGTGAGCGAGGAGCGCGCCGAGGTCCTCGACCTGCTCGAACGCGGCGAG
Coding sequences within:
- a CDS encoding DUF2089 domain-containing protein, whose amino-acid sequence is MPMYPMPTRCPVSGGPLLVTRLECEESGVTIEGRFAPNEFAMLPEENLEFLRIFVKVRGNLKEVERILGLSYPTVRQRFEKLLLALGYEAEPDVSEERAEVLDLLERGEIDPDEAAKRLQALQRRGG